The following coding sequences are from one Anaerolineae bacterium window:
- a CDS encoding PRC-barrel domain containing protein gives HYQWPIYWSMPGGIYHLGVPPVAMAEEMLISESTQQTTASTQEESVDDPHLRSFWEVLGYHIQARDGEIGHVEDFVADDEIWVMRYLVIDTKNWWPGKKVLIAPQWIENFDWQKAHVHINLNRETIKNSPEFDPAMPINREYEVRLYDYYGRPKYWIK, from the coding sequence CACTATCAATGGCCCATTTATTGGTCTATGCCGGGTGGGATTTATCACCTGGGGGTGCCTCCCGTAGCAATGGCCGAAGAAATGCTGATCAGCGAATCCACGCAACAAACAACTGCCTCCACCCAGGAAGAGAGCGTTGACGACCCACACTTACGCAGTTTTTGGGAAGTGTTGGGCTATCACATTCAGGCCCGTGATGGCGAAATAGGGCATGTGGAAGATTTTGTTGCTGACGATGAAATATGGGTTATGCGTTACCTGGTGATTGACACCAAAAATTGGTGGCCGGGCAAAAAAGTGCTGATAGCGCCCCAGTGGATTGAGAATTTCGACTGGCAAAAAGCGCACGTGCACATAAACCTGAACCGTGAAACCATTAAAAATAGCCCGGAATTTGATCCGGCTATGCCCATAAACCGGGAATATGAAGTAAGGCTTTACGATTATTATGGCCGGCCCAAGTACTGGATAAAGTAG
- a CDS encoding cation transporter: MAHSHSNNPKNYGPVFALGIGLNIIYIAVEAGYGLFANSSALLADAGHNTSDVLSLLLAWGAIWIATKKPSGKYTYGLRKSTILASMINGMLIFFAAGLITWEAVQKIQNPVEIPGNIIIIVAGIGVIVNAATALLFINDQKKDINIKGVFLHMAADTGVSLGVVIGGLIIQYFGYYWIDPLLSFIIVAVIVYSVWGLLVDSVNLALDAVPKNIDLNQVRLFFEQNQKVEEVHDLHVWAMSTTETALTAHLVVPEGSNDQLIFEIREKLKEKFDIDHATLQIEQTYKDDEYRNRD, from the coding sequence TTGGCCCATTCACACTCAAACAACCCCAAAAATTACGGTCCGGTTTTTGCCCTGGGCATTGGGCTTAACATCATCTATATTGCGGTTGAAGCAGGCTATGGCTTATTCGCCAATTCATCCGCCTTACTGGCCGATGCCGGACATAATACCAGCGATGTTTTAAGCCTCTTATTGGCCTGGGGCGCCATCTGGATCGCCACAAAAAAGCCTTCGGGCAAATATACCTATGGCCTGCGCAAAAGTACCATTCTCGCCTCGATGATTAATGGCATGTTGATTTTTTTTGCCGCCGGACTGATCACATGGGAGGCTGTTCAAAAAATTCAAAATCCGGTCGAAATTCCCGGCAATATCATCATCATTGTGGCCGGTATTGGGGTGATTGTTAACGCCGCCACCGCGCTACTCTTTATCAACGATCAGAAGAAGGATATTAATATCAAAGGCGTCTTTTTGCATATGGCTGCGGATACCGGGGTTTCGCTGGGCGTTGTAATTGGTGGTTTAATAATTCAATATTTTGGCTATTATTGGATTGATCCCCTGCTCAGCTTCATCATTGTCGCCGTCATTGTCTACAGCGTCTGGGGGCTATTGGTCGATTCAGTAAATTTAGCCCTGGATGCAGTACCCAAAAATATTGACCTGAACCAGGTCAGATTATTTTTTGAACAAAATCAAAAGGTAGAAGAGGTGCACGATTTGCATGTATGGGCTATGAGCACCACCGAGACAGCCCTCACGGCGCATTTAGTGGTTCCAGAAGGCTCTAACGACCAGCTTATTTTTGAAATACGAGAAAAACTCAAAGAGAAATTTGATATTGACCACGCAACGCTTCAAATAGAGCAAACGTACAAGGATGATGAATACCGCAACAGGGATTGA
- a CDS encoding DUF2892 domain-containing protein — protein MSAYDTEKTDTDEIMAQVRKTINRPEVRETWQELTEVDKVNVNTQERFASILGGSVLIVYGLLRIRSVAGWGSVTAGSYLLYRGLTGYCPAYQVLGVNTLSIVEQQHLKAGKKFASQKDSTPRAIPPTKEPVNTLEPGDGVDEALWETFPASDPPATY, from the coding sequence ATGAGTGCTTATGATACCGAAAAAACTGATACTGATGAAATAATGGCCCAGGTTAGAAAGACGATCAACCGGCCCGAAGTGCGCGAAACCTGGCAAGAATTGACCGAGGTTGATAAAGTCAATGTGAATACGCAAGAACGGTTTGCTTCAATTCTGGGTGGCAGTGTTCTAATTGTGTATGGCTTGCTGCGAATCAGGTCCGTAGCCGGGTGGGGGTCTGTTACTGCGGGCAGCTATTTGCTGTACCGGGGTTTAACCGGCTATTGCCCGGCTTATCAGGTGTTGGGCGTGAATACTCTGAGCATTGTTGAGCAACAACACCTGAAAGCCGGGAAAAAGTTTGCGAGCCAAAAGGATTCCACCCCACGGGCAATACCCCCAACCAAAGAGCCGGTAAACACCCTTGAACCCGGCGATGGCGTGGACGAAGCTTTATGGGAAACATTTCCCGCCAGCGATCCCCCGGCCACCTATTAA